Proteins encoded in a region of the Globicephala melas chromosome 1, mGloMel1.2, whole genome shotgun sequence genome:
- the THBS3 gene encoding thrombospondin-3 isoform X3, with protein METQELRGALALLLLCTFTSASQDLQVIDLLTVGESRQMVAVVEKIRTALLTAGDIYLLSTFRLPPKQGGVLFGLYSRQDNTRWLEASVVGKINKVLVRYQREDGKVHAVNLQQAGLADGRTHTALLRLRGPSRPSPALHLYVDCKLGDQHAGLPALAPIPPAEVSGLEIRTGQKAYLRMQGFVESMKMILGGSMARVGALSECPFQGDESIHSAVANALHSILGEQTKALVTQLTLFNQILVELRDDIRDQVKEMSLIRNTIMECQVCGFHEQRSHCSPNPCFRGVDCMEVYEYPGYRCGPCPPGLQGNGTHCTDINECAHADPCFPGSSCVNTMPGFHCEACPRGYKGTRVSGVGIDYARASKQVCNDIDECNDGNNGGCDPNSICTNTVGSFKCGPCRLGFLGNQSQGCFPARTCHSPTHSPCHVHAHCLFERNGAVSCSCNVGWAGNGNVCGPDTDIDGYPDQALPCMDNNKHCKQDNCLLTPNSGQEDADNDGVGDQCDDDADGDGIKNVEDNCRLFPNKDQQNSDTDSFGDACDNCPNVPNNDQKDTDGNGEGDACDNDVDGDGIPNGLDNCPKVPNPLQTDRDEDGVGDACDSCPEMSNPTQTDADSDLVGDVCDTNEDSDGDGHQDTKDNCPQLPNSSQLDSDNDGLGDECDGDDDNDGVPDYMPPGPDNCRLVPNPNQKDSDGNGVGDVCEDDFDNDAVVDPLDVCPESAEVTLTDFRAYQTVVLDPEGDAQIDPNWVVLNQGFCLYCIPPGHGNRSDHEQ; from the exons ATGGAGACGCAGGAACTTCGGGGGGCCCTGGCTCTTCTCCTCCTTTGCACTTTCACATCTGCCAGTCAGGACCTGCAGG TGATTGACCTGCTGACTGTGGGCGAGTCCCGGCAGATGGTAGCTGTGGTGGAGAAGATACGGACAGCCCTGCTCACTGCTGGGGACATCTATCTCTTGTCCACCTTCCGCCTGCCCCCCAAGCAGGGTGGTGTCCTCTTCGGCCTCTACTCTCGCCAAGACAACACACGATGGCTGGAGGCCTCTGTTGTGGGCAAGATCAACAAAG TGCTGGTGCGGTACCAGCGGGAAGATGGCAAAGTCCATGCAGTGAACCTACAGCAAGCAGGCCTGGCTGACGGGCGCACACACACGGCTCTCCTGCGACTCCGAGGTCCGTccagacccagccctgccctgcatcTCTATGTGGACTGCAAACTGGGTGACCAGCATGCTGGCCTTCCGGCCCTGGCCCCCATTCCTCCAGCGGAAGTCAGTGGGCTGGAGATTAGGACGGGACAGAAGGCTTATTTGAGGATGCAG GGCTTCGTGGAATCTATGAAAATGATTCTGGGCGGGTCCATGGCCCGGGTCGGAGCCCTGAGTGAGTGTCCGTTCCAGGGGGATGAGTCTATCCACAGTGCAG TGGCCAACGCACTGCACTCCATCCTAG GGGAGCAGACCAAGGCGCTGGTCACCCAACTCACCCTCTTCAACCAGATCCTGGTAGAGCTGCGGGATGACATCCGAGACCAG GTGAAAGAAATGTCCCTGATCCGAAACACCATCATGGAGTGTCAGGTGTGCG gctTCCATGAACAGCGTTCCCACTGCAGCCCCAACCCCTGCTTCCGAGGCGTGGACTGCATGGAAGTGTATGAGTACCCCGGCTACCGATGTGGGCCCTGCCCCCCTGGCCTACAGGGCAACGGCACCCACTGCACAGACATCAATGAG TGTGCTCACGCGGACCCTTGTTTCCCGGGCTCCAGCTGCGTCAACACCATGCCTGGCTTCCACTGTGAAGCCTGTCCCCGAGGCTACAAAGGCACACGGGTGTCTGGTGTGGGCATCGACTACGCCCGGGCTAGCAAACAG GTCTGCAACGATATTGATGAATGCAATGATGGTAACAATGGTGGCTGCGACCCAAACTCCATCTGCACCAATACTGTG GGTTCTTTCAAGTGTGGTCCCTGTCGCTTGGGCTTCTTGGGCAACCAGAGCCAGGGCTGCTTCCCAGCCCGGACCTGCCACAGCCCGACCCACAGCCCCTGCCATGTCCACGCGCACTGTCTCTTTGAACGCAATGGTGCAGTGTCCTGCTCG TGTAACGTGGGCTGGGCTGGGAACGGGAATGTGTGTGGACCCGACACAGACATTGATGGCTACCCGGACCAGGCGCTGCCCTGCATGGACAACAACAAACACTGCAAGCAG GACAACTGCCTTCTGACACCCAACTCTGGGCAGGAAGATGCTGATAACGACGGTGTGGGGGACCAGTGTGATGATGATGCTGACGGGGACGGGATCAAGAATGTTGAG GACAACTGCCGGCTGTTTCCCAACAAGGACCAGCAAAACTCAGATACAGATTCATTTGGTGATGCCTGTGACAACTGCCCCAACGTTCCCAACAATGACCAGAAAGACACAGATGGCAATGGGGAAGGGGATGCCTGTGACAACGACGTGGATGGGGATG GCATCCCCAATGGATTGGACAATTGCCCTAAAGTCCCCAACCCCCTGCAGACAGACAGGGATGAGGACGGGGTGGGAGATGCTTGCGACAGCTGCCCTGAAATGAGCAATCCCACCCAg ACAGATGCAGACAGCGACCTGGTGGGGGATGTCTGTGACACCAATGAAGACAG TGATGGCGATGGACATCAGGACACTAAGGACAATTGCCCACAGCTGCCCAACAGCTCCCAGCTGGACTCAGACAATGATGGACTTGGAGATGAGTGTGATGGGGACGATGACAATGATGGTGTCCCAGATTACATGCCTCCTGGTCCTGATAACTGTCGCCTGGTACCTAATCCCAATCAGAAGGACTCAGATG GCAATGGCGTTGGTGATGTGTGTGAGGATGATTTTGACAATGATGCAGTGGTTGACCCCCTGGACGTGTGCCCTGAAAGTGCAGAGGTAACCCTCACGGATTTTCGGGCCTATCAGACCGTCGTCCTGGATCCTGAGGGTGATGCTCAGATTGACCCAAACTGGGTCGTGCTCAACCAG GGCTTTTGTCTTTACTGCATACCACCAGGGCATGGAAATCGTTCAGACCATGAACAGTGA
- the THBS3 gene encoding thrombospondin-3 isoform X2, translating into METQELRGALALLLLCTFTSASQDLQVIDLLTVGESRQMVAVVEKIRTALLTAGDIYLLSTFRLPPKQGGVLFGLYSRQDNTRWLEASVVGKINKVLVRYQREDGKVHAVNLQQAGLADGRTHTALLRLRGPSRPSPALHLYVDCKLGDQHAGLPALAPIPPAEVSGLEIRTGQKAYLRMQGFVESMKMILGGSMARVGALSECPFQGDESIHSAVANALHSILGEQTKALVTQLTLFNQILVELRDDIRDQVKEMSLIRNTIMECQVCGFHEQRSHCSPNPCFRGVDCMEVYEYPGYRCGPCPPGLQGNGTHCTDINECAHADPCFPGSSCVNTMPGFHCEACPRGYKGTRVSGVGIDYARASKQVCNDIDECNDGNNGGCDPNSICTNTVGSFKCGPCRLGFLGNQSQGCFPARTCHSPTHSPCHVHAHCLFERNGAVSCSCNVGWAGNGNVCGPDTDIDGYPDQALPCMDNNKHCKQDNCLLTPNSGQEDADNDGVGDQCDDDADGDGIKNVEDNCRLFPNKDQQNSDTDSFGDACDNCPNVPNNDQKDTDGNGEGDACDNDVDGDGIPNGLDNCPKVPNPLQTDRDEDGVGDACDSCPEMSNPTQTDADSDLVGDVCDTNEDSDGDGHQDTKDNCPQLPNSSQLDSDNDGLGDECDGDDDNDGVPDYMPPGPDNCRLVPNPNQKDSDGNGVGDVCEDDFDNDAVVDPLDVCPESAEVTLTDFRAYQTVVLDPEGDAQIDPNWVVLNQGMEIVQTMNSDPGLAVGYTAFNGVDFEGTFHVNTVTDDDYAGFLFSYQDSGRFYVVMWKQTEQTYWQATPFRAVAQPGLQLKAVTSVSGPGEHLRNALWHTGHTPDQVRLLWTDPRNVGWRDKTSYRWQLLHRPQVGYIRHSARGL; encoded by the exons ATGGAGACGCAGGAACTTCGGGGGGCCCTGGCTCTTCTCCTCCTTTGCACTTTCACATCTGCCAGTCAGGACCTGCAGG TGATTGACCTGCTGACTGTGGGCGAGTCCCGGCAGATGGTAGCTGTGGTGGAGAAGATACGGACAGCCCTGCTCACTGCTGGGGACATCTATCTCTTGTCCACCTTCCGCCTGCCCCCCAAGCAGGGTGGTGTCCTCTTCGGCCTCTACTCTCGCCAAGACAACACACGATGGCTGGAGGCCTCTGTTGTGGGCAAGATCAACAAAG TGCTGGTGCGGTACCAGCGGGAAGATGGCAAAGTCCATGCAGTGAACCTACAGCAAGCAGGCCTGGCTGACGGGCGCACACACACGGCTCTCCTGCGACTCCGAGGTCCGTccagacccagccctgccctgcatcTCTATGTGGACTGCAAACTGGGTGACCAGCATGCTGGCCTTCCGGCCCTGGCCCCCATTCCTCCAGCGGAAGTCAGTGGGCTGGAGATTAGGACGGGACAGAAGGCTTATTTGAGGATGCAG GGCTTCGTGGAATCTATGAAAATGATTCTGGGCGGGTCCATGGCCCGGGTCGGAGCCCTGAGTGAGTGTCCGTTCCAGGGGGATGAGTCTATCCACAGTGCAG TGGCCAACGCACTGCACTCCATCCTAG GGGAGCAGACCAAGGCGCTGGTCACCCAACTCACCCTCTTCAACCAGATCCTGGTAGAGCTGCGGGATGACATCCGAGACCAG GTGAAAGAAATGTCCCTGATCCGAAACACCATCATGGAGTGTCAGGTGTGCG gctTCCATGAACAGCGTTCCCACTGCAGCCCCAACCCCTGCTTCCGAGGCGTGGACTGCATGGAAGTGTATGAGTACCCCGGCTACCGATGTGGGCCCTGCCCCCCTGGCCTACAGGGCAACGGCACCCACTGCACAGACATCAATGAG TGTGCTCACGCGGACCCTTGTTTCCCGGGCTCCAGCTGCGTCAACACCATGCCTGGCTTCCACTGTGAAGCCTGTCCCCGAGGCTACAAAGGCACACGGGTGTCTGGTGTGGGCATCGACTACGCCCGGGCTAGCAAACAG GTCTGCAACGATATTGATGAATGCAATGATGGTAACAATGGTGGCTGCGACCCAAACTCCATCTGCACCAATACTGTG GGTTCTTTCAAGTGTGGTCCCTGTCGCTTGGGCTTCTTGGGCAACCAGAGCCAGGGCTGCTTCCCAGCCCGGACCTGCCACAGCCCGACCCACAGCCCCTGCCATGTCCACGCGCACTGTCTCTTTGAACGCAATGGTGCAGTGTCCTGCTCG TGTAACGTGGGCTGGGCTGGGAACGGGAATGTGTGTGGACCCGACACAGACATTGATGGCTACCCGGACCAGGCGCTGCCCTGCATGGACAACAACAAACACTGCAAGCAG GACAACTGCCTTCTGACACCCAACTCTGGGCAGGAAGATGCTGATAACGACGGTGTGGGGGACCAGTGTGATGATGATGCTGACGGGGACGGGATCAAGAATGTTGAG GACAACTGCCGGCTGTTTCCCAACAAGGACCAGCAAAACTCAGATACAGATTCATTTGGTGATGCCTGTGACAACTGCCCCAACGTTCCCAACAATGACCAGAAAGACACAGATGGCAATGGGGAAGGGGATGCCTGTGACAACGACGTGGATGGGGATG GCATCCCCAATGGATTGGACAATTGCCCTAAAGTCCCCAACCCCCTGCAGACAGACAGGGATGAGGACGGGGTGGGAGATGCTTGCGACAGCTGCCCTGAAATGAGCAATCCCACCCAg ACAGATGCAGACAGCGACCTGGTGGGGGATGTCTGTGACACCAATGAAGACAG TGATGGCGATGGACATCAGGACACTAAGGACAATTGCCCACAGCTGCCCAACAGCTCCCAGCTGGACTCAGACAATGATGGACTTGGAGATGAGTGTGATGGGGACGATGACAATGATGGTGTCCCAGATTACATGCCTCCTGGTCCTGATAACTGTCGCCTGGTACCTAATCCCAATCAGAAGGACTCAGATG GCAATGGCGTTGGTGATGTGTGTGAGGATGATTTTGACAATGATGCAGTGGTTGACCCCCTGGACGTGTGCCCTGAAAGTGCAGAGGTAACCCTCACGGATTTTCGGGCCTATCAGACCGTCGTCCTGGATCCTGAGGGTGATGCTCAGATTGACCCAAACTGGGTCGTGCTCAACCAG GGCATGGAAATCGTTCAGACCATGAACAGTGACCCCGGCCTGGCAGTTG GATATACAGCTTTCAATGGTGTGGACTTTGAAGGCACCTTCCATGTGAACACAGTGACTGATGATGACTACGCAGGCTTTCTCTTCAGCTATCAGGACAGTGGCCGCTTCTACGTGGTCATGTGGAAGCAAACGGAGCAGACCTACTGGCAGGCCACACCTTTCCGGGCTGTTGCCCAGCCCGGGCTACAGCTCAAG GCAGTGACATCAGTGTCTGGCCCAGGCGAGCACCTCAGGAATGCCCTGTGGCATACAGGTCACACCCCTGATCAGGTACGGCTGCTGTGGACTGACCCACGAAATGTAGGCTGGCGTGACAAGACTTCCTACCGCTGGCAGCTGCTGCACCGGCCTCAAGTTGGCTACATTCG ACACAGTGCCCGAGGACTTTGA
- the THBS3 gene encoding thrombospondin-3 isoform X1 — protein METQELRGALALLLLCTFTSASQDLQVIDLLTVGESRQMVAVVEKIRTALLTAGDIYLLSTFRLPPKQGGVLFGLYSRQDNTRWLEASVVGKINKVLVRYQREDGKVHAVNLQQAGLADGRTHTALLRLRGPSRPSPALHLYVDCKLGDQHAGLPALAPIPPAEVSGLEIRTGQKAYLRMQGFVESMKMILGGSMARVGALSECPFQGDESIHSAVANALHSILGEQTKALVTQLTLFNQILVELRDDIRDQVKEMSLIRNTIMECQVCGFHEQRSHCSPNPCFRGVDCMEVYEYPGYRCGPCPPGLQGNGTHCTDINECAHADPCFPGSSCVNTMPGFHCEACPRGYKGTRVSGVGIDYARASKQVCNDIDECNDGNNGGCDPNSICTNTVGSFKCGPCRLGFLGNQSQGCFPARTCHSPTHSPCHVHAHCLFERNGAVSCSCNVGWAGNGNVCGPDTDIDGYPDQALPCMDNNKHCKQDNCLLTPNSGQEDADNDGVGDQCDDDADGDGIKNVEDNCRLFPNKDQQNSDTDSFGDACDNCPNVPNNDQKDTDGNGEGDACDNDVDGDGIPNGLDNCPKVPNPLQTDRDEDGVGDACDSCPEMSNPTQTDADSDLVGDVCDTNEDSDGDGHQDTKDNCPQLPNSSQLDSDNDGLGDECDGDDDNDGVPDYMPPGPDNCRLVPNPNQKDSDGNGVGDVCEDDFDNDAVVDPLDVCPESAEVTLTDFRAYQTVVLDPEGDAQIDPNWVVLNQGMEIVQTMNSDPGLAVGYTAFNGVDFEGTFHVNTVTDDDYAGFLFSYQDSGRFYVVMWKQTEQTYWQATPFRAVAQPGLQLKAVTSVSGPGEHLRNALWHTGHTPDQVRLLWTDPRNVGWRDKTSYRWQLLHRPQVGYIRVKLYEGSQLVADSGVIIDTSMRGGRLGVFCFSQENIIWSNLQYRCNDTVPEDFEPFRRQLLQERV, from the exons ATGGAGACGCAGGAACTTCGGGGGGCCCTGGCTCTTCTCCTCCTTTGCACTTTCACATCTGCCAGTCAGGACCTGCAGG TGATTGACCTGCTGACTGTGGGCGAGTCCCGGCAGATGGTAGCTGTGGTGGAGAAGATACGGACAGCCCTGCTCACTGCTGGGGACATCTATCTCTTGTCCACCTTCCGCCTGCCCCCCAAGCAGGGTGGTGTCCTCTTCGGCCTCTACTCTCGCCAAGACAACACACGATGGCTGGAGGCCTCTGTTGTGGGCAAGATCAACAAAG TGCTGGTGCGGTACCAGCGGGAAGATGGCAAAGTCCATGCAGTGAACCTACAGCAAGCAGGCCTGGCTGACGGGCGCACACACACGGCTCTCCTGCGACTCCGAGGTCCGTccagacccagccctgccctgcatcTCTATGTGGACTGCAAACTGGGTGACCAGCATGCTGGCCTTCCGGCCCTGGCCCCCATTCCTCCAGCGGAAGTCAGTGGGCTGGAGATTAGGACGGGACAGAAGGCTTATTTGAGGATGCAG GGCTTCGTGGAATCTATGAAAATGATTCTGGGCGGGTCCATGGCCCGGGTCGGAGCCCTGAGTGAGTGTCCGTTCCAGGGGGATGAGTCTATCCACAGTGCAG TGGCCAACGCACTGCACTCCATCCTAG GGGAGCAGACCAAGGCGCTGGTCACCCAACTCACCCTCTTCAACCAGATCCTGGTAGAGCTGCGGGATGACATCCGAGACCAG GTGAAAGAAATGTCCCTGATCCGAAACACCATCATGGAGTGTCAGGTGTGCG gctTCCATGAACAGCGTTCCCACTGCAGCCCCAACCCCTGCTTCCGAGGCGTGGACTGCATGGAAGTGTATGAGTACCCCGGCTACCGATGTGGGCCCTGCCCCCCTGGCCTACAGGGCAACGGCACCCACTGCACAGACATCAATGAG TGTGCTCACGCGGACCCTTGTTTCCCGGGCTCCAGCTGCGTCAACACCATGCCTGGCTTCCACTGTGAAGCCTGTCCCCGAGGCTACAAAGGCACACGGGTGTCTGGTGTGGGCATCGACTACGCCCGGGCTAGCAAACAG GTCTGCAACGATATTGATGAATGCAATGATGGTAACAATGGTGGCTGCGACCCAAACTCCATCTGCACCAATACTGTG GGTTCTTTCAAGTGTGGTCCCTGTCGCTTGGGCTTCTTGGGCAACCAGAGCCAGGGCTGCTTCCCAGCCCGGACCTGCCACAGCCCGACCCACAGCCCCTGCCATGTCCACGCGCACTGTCTCTTTGAACGCAATGGTGCAGTGTCCTGCTCG TGTAACGTGGGCTGGGCTGGGAACGGGAATGTGTGTGGACCCGACACAGACATTGATGGCTACCCGGACCAGGCGCTGCCCTGCATGGACAACAACAAACACTGCAAGCAG GACAACTGCCTTCTGACACCCAACTCTGGGCAGGAAGATGCTGATAACGACGGTGTGGGGGACCAGTGTGATGATGATGCTGACGGGGACGGGATCAAGAATGTTGAG GACAACTGCCGGCTGTTTCCCAACAAGGACCAGCAAAACTCAGATACAGATTCATTTGGTGATGCCTGTGACAACTGCCCCAACGTTCCCAACAATGACCAGAAAGACACAGATGGCAATGGGGAAGGGGATGCCTGTGACAACGACGTGGATGGGGATG GCATCCCCAATGGATTGGACAATTGCCCTAAAGTCCCCAACCCCCTGCAGACAGACAGGGATGAGGACGGGGTGGGAGATGCTTGCGACAGCTGCCCTGAAATGAGCAATCCCACCCAg ACAGATGCAGACAGCGACCTGGTGGGGGATGTCTGTGACACCAATGAAGACAG TGATGGCGATGGACATCAGGACACTAAGGACAATTGCCCACAGCTGCCCAACAGCTCCCAGCTGGACTCAGACAATGATGGACTTGGAGATGAGTGTGATGGGGACGATGACAATGATGGTGTCCCAGATTACATGCCTCCTGGTCCTGATAACTGTCGCCTGGTACCTAATCCCAATCAGAAGGACTCAGATG GCAATGGCGTTGGTGATGTGTGTGAGGATGATTTTGACAATGATGCAGTGGTTGACCCCCTGGACGTGTGCCCTGAAAGTGCAGAGGTAACCCTCACGGATTTTCGGGCCTATCAGACCGTCGTCCTGGATCCTGAGGGTGATGCTCAGATTGACCCAAACTGGGTCGTGCTCAACCAG GGCATGGAAATCGTTCAGACCATGAACAGTGACCCCGGCCTGGCAGTTG GATATACAGCTTTCAATGGTGTGGACTTTGAAGGCACCTTCCATGTGAACACAGTGACTGATGATGACTACGCAGGCTTTCTCTTCAGCTATCAGGACAGTGGCCGCTTCTACGTGGTCATGTGGAAGCAAACGGAGCAGACCTACTGGCAGGCCACACCTTTCCGGGCTGTTGCCCAGCCCGGGCTACAGCTCAAG GCAGTGACATCAGTGTCTGGCCCAGGCGAGCACCTCAGGAATGCCCTGTGGCATACAGGTCACACCCCTGATCAGGTACGGCTGCTGTGGACTGACCCACGAAATGTAGGCTGGCGTGACAAGACTTCCTACCGCTGGCAGCTGCTGCACCGGCCTCAAGTTGGCTACATTCG GGTGAAGCTTTATGAGGGTTCCCAGCTAGTGGCCGATTCTGGGGTGATCATTGACACATCCATGCGAGGGGGGCGTCTTGGTGTATTCTGCTTCTCCCAAGAAAACATCATTTGGTCCAATCTCCAGTATCGATGCAATG ACACAGTGCCCGAGGACTTTGAGCCATTCCGGAGGCAGCTGCTCCAGGAAAGAGTGTGA